The sequence ATCGCTAAAATGGCTGATGCCCCGGTAATACTCGTGACTGACATTGATAAGGGAGGTGCCCTGGCCTGGGTGGTGGGGACGCTGGAACTCCTTGACCCCGATGAGAGGGAAAGGGTGAAGGGGATTGTTATAAATAAGTTCAGAGGTGACAGGGAGCTATTGAATCCCGCTATCGACTTCCTTGAACAAAAAACCGGGAAACCTGTTTTAGGGGTAATCCCTTATTTTAAAGGTTTTTCAATCCCTGAAGAAGATTCCGTTCCTGAAGTAAAGGTATTAAAAAGCAGGGTAAGGGATCTGCCTGAGAAACTGGATGTGGCGGTAATATATCTGCCCCATATCTCTAACTTTACAGATTTCGACCCTATTGACGAAGAACCCGACGTAGATTTGAGATATATCAAGAGGAGAAGGGATCTAGGCAACCCCGACCTGATAATCCTGCCCGGGACCAAGAATACCATTGATGACCTTATATCTTTAAAGGAGACGGGTATGGCGGAAGACATAATCAAGCTGGCAAATCAGGGAACCCCGGTTATGGGGATATGCGGCGGATTTCAGATGCTGGGCAAAAAGCTGTATGACCCCCATCATACCGAAAGCCAGCGAGAAGAGGCTTCCGGCTTGGGCCTGCTGGATATAGAGACGACATTTTATCCTGAAAAAACCACCAGACAGGTCTGGGGTCAGGTAATGGGAAGAGGGCTGTTCTTTGATGGATTGAGAGGGGAAAGGGTGCGTGGCTATGAGATCCATATGGGCAAGACCCGATTGGGGGCGGGGGTGGTGCCGGCCTTTAAAATAACAAGAGACCCTTACGGTGAAATAAATATCGATGATGGGGCCGTTAAGGATAATGGATTGATTTTCGGTACATATATTCACGGCATCTTTGATAACGACCTTTTCAGAAGGTCTTTTATTAATAAGCTCAGGGTTAGAAGGGGATGGGACCCACTTGAAGTTGAAGCGGAATACTGTTATGACAAGGCCCTTGAACGGGACTTCAATATGCTGGCAGATACGGTAAGGGCCAACATGGACATGGGGGAAATTTACAAGATTATGGGTTTAAAGGAAAAATGTTTATAGGAGGCAGGGAAAAGGTATGGCCTTAAACATCATCCGGCTGCAGGGGGACCTGCTGTTACCCCGGCTGAACGATAAGAATGATGAGTTAAAGCCCGGAGATATCCTTAAGGTTAAGGTGGTTGAAATCCTTAACGATAAGGTAATCCTTGACCTGAAAGGTAAACTTATTCCTGCAAAAACTGATATAACCTTAAGGGAAGGGGAAGAATTATTCCTCAAATTCCAGGGATTTTCGGAAGGTCAGCTAACTTTAAGGAAGATTGACAGTGAACCTTCTTTAAAAACAGATATACTTCAAACGGACCTTGAAAGGGTATTCAAAGAACTGGGACTCTTTCCTACGGAAAGGAATCTGCTTATAGGAAGAAAGCTTATGGAATTCCACCTACCGGTAAATAGGGAGACAATTCAGATTGTAAACCAGCTTTTGTCCAGGCTGGCCGGGCCTTTAGATAACCGCATCAATGCCGTTCTCCATCTAATTAAAGGAGATATTCCTATATCTGAAGGGATACTGGAAACTGTATACA is a genomic window of Koleobacter methoxysyntrophicus containing:
- a CDS encoding cobyric acid synthase, with amino-acid sequence MIQGTGSHVGKSVLTAALCRIFKQDGHRVSPFKSQNMALNSFVTRDGGEMGRAQVVQAQAAGIEPSVDMNPILLKPTGDMKSQVIVMGKPLENMTAREYHDDYVVEAMKVVQAAYNRLSQAYDIIVIEGAGSPVEINLKDTEIVNMRIAKMADAPVILVTDIDKGGALAWVVGTLELLDPDERERVKGIVINKFRGDRELLNPAIDFLEQKTGKPVLGVIPYFKGFSIPEEDSVPEVKVLKSRVRDLPEKLDVAVIYLPHISNFTDFDPIDEEPDVDLRYIKRRRDLGNPDLIILPGTKNTIDDLISLKETGMAEDIIKLANQGTPVMGICGGFQMLGKKLYDPHHTESQREEASGLGLLDIETTFYPEKTTRQVWGQVMGRGLFFDGLRGERVRGYEIHMGKTRLGAGVVPAFKITRDPYGEINIDDGAVKDNGLIFGTYIHGIFDNDLFRRSFINKLRVRRGWDPLEVEAEYCYDKALERDFNMLADTVRANMDMGEIYKIMGLKEKCL